A genomic segment from Corylus avellana chromosome ca5, CavTom2PMs-1.0 encodes:
- the LOC132181515 gene encoding GDSL esterase/lipase At2g42990-like, whose translation MVMRMAYMIYIPWLLVAQFLLLVPLTTSKVPAIIVFGDSSVDAGNNNAIPTLLKSNFKPYGRNFPGGRATGRFCNGRVPPDFISEAYGLKPLIPAYLDPAYTIADFATGVCFASAGTGYDNATSAVLNVIPMWKELEYYKDYQNKLRAYLGNEKANEILSESIYLMSLGTNDFLENYYIFPTRQSQFTIKQYQDFLVGLSGNFIRELYALGARKLSLTGVPPMGCLPLERLTNIMGHHGCNEEYNNVALEFNGKLKAMARRLNKELRGLTIVLADAYQIVDQMIRRPSLYGFEVAGVACCSTGTFEMSYLCSDDSPLTCTDANKFVFWDAFHPTEKTNRIVVDHLIHGLQQTFR comes from the exons ATGGTGATGAGAATGGCATACATGATATACATTCCATGGCTCTTGGTAGCTCAGTTTCTGCTACTAGTCCCTTTAACCACAAGTAAAGTTCCAGCAATCATAGTGTTTGGAGACTCATCTGTGGATGCAGGAAACAACAACGCCATTCCGACTCTTCTCAAGAGCAATTTCAAGCCTTATGGGCGTAATTTTCCCGGCGGCCGCGCCACTGGACGGTTCTGCAACGGCCGCGTTCCGCCGGACTTCATTTCTGAGGCTTATGGGCTCAAACCATTAATACCTGCCTACTTGGATCCTGCCTACACTATAGCAGATTTTGCCACTGGAGTTTGCTTTGCTTCTGCAGGCACAGGCTATGACAATGCAACTTCTGCTGTATTA AATGTGATACCAATGTGGAAGGAATTGGAATACTACAAGGATTACCAAAACAAATTGAGAGCTTACCTTGGGAATGAAAAGGCTAATGAAATTTTGAGTGAGTCTATATATTTGATGAGCTTAGGAACAAACGACTTCCTAGAAAACTACTACATATTCCCAACCCGGCAGTCTCAATTCACCATCAAACAGTATCAGGATTTTCTGGTTGGCCTTTCTGGAAATTTCATTAGGGAGCTTTATGCCCTTGGAGCTCGGAAACTATCCCTCACTGGGGTTCCTCCAATGGGGTGTTTGCCACTGGAGAGACTCACAAATATAATGGGACATCATGGCTGCAATGAGGAATACAACAATGTGGCTTTGGAATTTAATGGCAAGTTGAAGGCTATGGCGAGAAGGCTGAATAAGGAGCTTCGTGGGCTCACAATAGTGCTTGCAGATGCATATCAGATTGTAGATCAAATGATTAGAAGACCTTCTTTATATG GATTTGAGGTAGCAGGAGTGGCATGTTGTTCGACGGGGACCTTCGAGATGAGTTACCTGTGCAGCGACGACAGTCCACTTACATGCACAGATGCGAACAAGTTTGTCTTCTGGGATGCCTTCCACCCTACAGAGAAAACCAATCGCATCGTCGTGGATCATTTAATACATGGTCTTCAACAAACGTTTCGTTGA